The nucleotide sequence ATCGTACCAGCAAGGGGATTATTCCTATTCGCGGAGTCACTCACCTAGAAACGATTTCTTTAGAAGGGCGACGACCCAAAGAGCGTACGGCTATTGTGGTAACTGAGTTGCCCTATCAAGTCAATAAGTCAGCTTGGATTGAAAAAGTGGCTGAGTTGGTTAATCAAGGCCGTTTGGAGGGGATAGCCGATATCCGTGATGAAAGTGATCGCCTGGGTATGCGGGTGGTGATCGAACTTAAACGAGAAACTGATTCCCAAAAGATTTTAGACAATCTTTACAGACAGACGGCTCTACAAACTAATTTCGGCACCATTCTCTTAGCCTTGGTGGAGAATAAACCTTGTCAGCTATCTTTACGACAGCTATTAGAAGAGTTCTTAAAGTTTCGAGAACAGACCCTCATTCGTCAATATTCCCATGAATTAGCTCAGGCCCAACATCGGCTACATTTGCTCTCTGGGTTATTAATCGCTTTAAGAAATTTAGACAGGGTGATTGATATTCTCAGGAATTCTCCGGATGGTACTACCGCTAAACAACGATTTAGCGAAGCGTTTAATCTCTCTGAAGAACAATCTGATTCGATTTTGTCGATGCCTATGCGTCGTCTGACGGGTTTAGAACAACAAAAATTAGACACCGAGTATCAAGAGTTAGAACAACGGATTAATCAGTTACAAACTTTATTAAATGACCGCAATGAACTGATGAAATCCCTTAAAAAAGAGTTGCGCTCTCTTAAACGGAAATTTGCTAACCCACGTCGCACTCGGATTCGCTCTTGCCTTTCAACCCCTTCCTCGTCTTCTCCTGAGATCCTAGATTCCCTGCCGCCAGGCAAAAAACGAGTGGTTTTACCCACCGTTACCGATGAACCCATCAAGACGGAAAACGCGGCTAAAAAAGCGAGTGACTCCCCGAAAAATGCCACCCCAAAAGCTCAGCAATCGGGGCAAAATTCTTCCTTTACGCTTTTTACCCCTCAAACTCCCCCGGCTGATGCCCTGTTAACCATTACTTATCAAGGTTACATCTATTGGCAGTCGTCTGTACAGGCGACTGACTCTATTGCTTCACTCAAGCAAGAGGAAGATTTTCCGATTTATCGGCAAGCGATTGCACAAAAAGAGCTATTAATTGTTATTACTAATCAGGGAAAAGCTTATCCGATTTCAGTGGTGGACATTCCCCCAAAAGATAGTCAAGCTTGTTCTTTGTTGAGTCTTTTACCCAATGCTGCCCAAAAAAAAGCTGAAAAAGTGGTCGGTTACTTTTTTTTACCTGAAGAAAAAAATACCCATGAGTTAATTTTATTGAGTCAACAAGGACGAATTAAACGCCTACCGCTATCGGAGTTGAATCAATTGGGAAATCGGGGATTAGCACTGATTAAATTTAAAGATGCCGATGAACTCAGTTATGTCTGTTTAAGTTCTGTTGACGAGGAAATCGCTATCGCTACGACAGGAGGACGGATACTGCGCTTTAAAATCAGTGATGAACTGCTCAGTCTTATGGGGCGTAATGCTCAAGGAAATCAAGCTTTACGATTACGCTATGGAGAACATTTGGCTGGATGTGTCACCACAAAAGCGCAAGATTATTTAGTGCTTATTACTCAGTTAGGATATGCAAAACGTTTACCGGTCAATAGTTTACGGATAACCAAATTAGGAGAAATTGGCACAACGGCTCTACAATTTAGTACCAAGACGGATAATTTAGCCGGCATAGTCTTAAACCAACCCTCCGGCAAAGTTGCCTTAATAACTAATCAACAACGACGATTAATTCTGTCTGCTGAATCAGTGGGCATCTGGGGAAAAGATGGTGTAGGCGATCGATTAGTTAAATTAAAATCAGAAGAAAGTATTGTGCTGGTGGTCGGTTGTTAACAAATCGTAATTTCTTTAAATGAGTTGAAAGGTGAAACGTCGTAAAATTGATTTAACTGGTCGTTTGGCTCAAAAAAAACGACAAAGATTTTTTAAACTGGCTTTAATAGCTGGGATCGCCTTGATGGTGATTAGTTTACTTTTTAATGTAGCCGTTAGACTTCCTCTCAATTCGTCGGCTCCGGTAGATGGTATTTTAGTTCTCGGCGGTAGTATTCAACGAGAAATTTATGCCGCTCGACTCACTCATCTGCATTCAAATATTCCTGTGATTATCTCTACTGGGTCAAAAGATCCTTGTATTTGGTTACTTTTTAAACGAAATATGGCTCAATCCAATAAAGTAATCTTAGAAAAATGTGCTAATTCAACTTTTGGGAACTTTTTTTATAGTGTGCCCATTCTACGGCATTGGGGAGTTCATAAAGTTAAAGTGATTACTTCCCCTTCCCATCTGCCGCGTGCTAAGTGGTTAGCTCAAATTCATTTGGGAGCGCAGGGAATCGCTGTGGAGATGGATTTAGTGAAAGAAAAAGGAATTCCCGGCAACAATGAAAATGATCTGAAAACTGTTTTGGATATTACCCGCAGTTTAATCTGGGCAGTTTTGAGTCAAGTTATTCATCCACCTTGCTTTCATACCACCCCTTTAGCTGATGTCAATATGCAAGAATGGACCACTCATAAATTTCACTGTGAAAGACAGGGACATCTCCCATAGACTTCTTGATTTATTGAGGCAAAATGGGGACAATCCCTTGTATTTGATAAGAGTAGTTGGTTCCTACCATTGATACCAGGAAAATCGCTAGTGGACTGCCGGGACCGGCTTCACCTGGAACCGCGAAAGAATAGGTATCTTGAATAATCCAGTATTGTCCATCAGGAGAGCGTTCACAATCAAAATTTCCTAGTGCATAAGCAATTTCTTTACTACCTTTATAGCCATTAACTCTCCCCTTTTTATCGGCACTGTAGCACAAAATATTTAACTCTGGATAGAGTCTTTCGGGAATAGAACTGACATCTGGCCCCCGCACTAACCATCTAAGAAAAAGTTGCCAATGCCAAGGCATATAATAAATTCCGTAAAATATTAGGCTAATAGATAAAATTCCTGTCGTGGATAACAGGATAAGGTTTAAATTGCTTTTGCGTTTGGTTGTTTGTAAACGAGTTTTTACGTTAAGTCTGGATTTTTTCACCGGGTCAATTTGCCAAAAATACAAGTAATGTTAAGGGATTTTCAGGCGGGTTAGGGTATCTTTAGCAAAACGAGTTAAAACTCCACTAAAGTTTTAAGGTTTTGGATGAGCTTGAACGATAAAGATTTTGATCATGATTAGAGGCTTTTGGGGGGTTAAGCGAGGTCAAATACGAGGATTTCTGCTTCAGTTTGAGCCTTGATTGTTAACTTTGTTTCTTCGCTGATAGCTGCTCCATCACCGGTATGTAAGATCATACCATTAAGATCAATTTCTCCTTTAGCCACTTGAAGCCACAGATGACGCTCTAAGGGCACTCTATAGGTTAGATCTTGGTTTTTGAGGAGTTTGGCGGCATATAATTGTACATCTTGATGAATCGTGATAACTCCTTTACTGCTATCTGGTGCGGCAATGAGTTGTAATTCTCCTGGTGTTTTGTCTAAGTCAATTTTTTTCTGTTCATAACTGGGGGGTAAGCCTTTTTCACGGGGAATAATCCAAATTTGGAAAAAATGCACAGGAGTGCTTTTAGAATGATTATATTCACTATGTAAAATTCCTGTGCCTGCGCTCATGCGCTGAACTTCTCCAGGTCTAATGATGGAACCATTTCCCATGCTATCTTTATGTTCTAATTCTCCCTCTAGAACATAAGTCAGGATTTCCATATCTCGATGTCCGTGAGTGTCAAAGCCGGC is from Gloeothece verrucosa PCC 7822 and encodes:
- a CDS encoding DNA gyrase/topoisomerase IV subunit A yields the protein MARQLDLLATGQIIPTALHQEMERSYLEYAMSVIVGRALPDVRDGLKPVHRRILYAMYELGLTPDRPYRKCARVVGDVLGKYHPHGDQAVYDALVRMVQDFSTRYPLLAGHGNFGSVDNDPPAAMRYTETRLAPIAHEAILGNISEAIVDFTSNFDNSQQEPVVLPAQLPLLLLNGCSGIAVGMATNIPPHNLGEIVDGLIALIDHPQLEDRQLWEIIPGPDFPTGGEIIDTEGIIEAYRTSKGIIPIRGVTHLETISLEGRRPKERTAIVVTELPYQVNKSAWIEKVAELVNQGRLEGIADIRDESDRLGMRVVIELKRETDSQKILDNLYRQTALQTNFGTILLALVENKPCQLSLRQLLEEFLKFREQTLIRQYSHELAQAQHRLHLLSGLLIALRNLDRVIDILRNSPDGTTAKQRFSEAFNLSEEQSDSILSMPMRRLTGLEQQKLDTEYQELEQRINQLQTLLNDRNELMKSLKKELRSLKRKFANPRRTRIRSCLSTPSSSSPEILDSLPPGKKRVVLPTVTDEPIKTENAAKKASDSPKNATPKAQQSGQNSSFTLFTPQTPPADALLTITYQGYIYWQSSVQATDSIASLKQEEDFPIYRQAIAQKELLIVITNQGKAYPISVVDIPPKDSQACSLLSLLPNAAQKKAEKVVGYFFLPEEKNTHELILLSQQGRIKRLPLSELNQLGNRGLALIKFKDADELSYVCLSSVDEEIAIATTGGRILRFKISDELLSLMGRNAQGNQALRLRYGEHLAGCVTTKAQDYLVLITQLGYAKRLPVNSLRITKLGEIGTTALQFSTKTDNLAGIVLNQPSGKVALITNQQRRLILSAESVGIWGKDGVGDRLVKLKSEESIVLVVGC
- a CDS encoding YdcF family protein; translated protein: MKRRKIDLTGRLAQKKRQRFFKLALIAGIALMVISLLFNVAVRLPLNSSAPVDGILVLGGSIQREIYAARLTHLHSNIPVIISTGSKDPCIWLLFKRNMAQSNKVILEKCANSTFGNFFYSVPILRHWGVHKVKVITSPSHLPRAKWLAQIHLGAQGIAVEMDLVKEKGIPGNNENDLKTVLDITRSLIWAVLSQVIHPPCFHTTPLADVNMQEWTTHKFHCERQGHLP
- a CDS encoding pirin family protein → MITIRSSEKRGYADYRWLKSYHTFSFANYYDPDYMGFRSLRVINEDRVIGGAGFDTHGHRDMEILTYVLEGELEHKDSMGNGSIIRPGEVQRMSAGTGILHSEYNHSKSTPVHFFQIWIIPREKGLPPSYEQKKIDLDKTPGELQLIAAPDSSKGVITIHQDVQLYAAKLLKNQDLTYRVPLERHLWLQVAKGEIDLNGMILHTGDGAAISEETKLTIKAQTEAEILVFDLA